The genomic region AGGGTCTCCAAAATTACAGTTCTTAATATGCGTCTTCAATAAATCCGCGTTCAGTGCCGCGAAACTACACTCCAGATAACCACATTTGTACAGGTCAAGTCCAGCACGACCGGTGTCTTTAATGTCATCTAAAGTTAAAGGCTTTTCTGACTGCATGTCTGTAGATATATTCGTAGACACCTTTGAGGAAGTGCATTTATTCTCGCTAGAACCACATATTGCAGACTGctcctttttttcaatcttcagCTCGACGGAAGACTTTGAATCTGTCGTTAGGTGATTTGCATCATTTTCAACGTTCTTCTTCTCTACAATTTTCTTCTCGGTTTCAATAGTCTCTAAAATCTCGATGTCACTGTCCTCCATTTTATCCGTGGACGCATCGTCATTTGAAAATGACACGTTACTAGAATTGGCgagattctttaaaaattctgaattATCCAGAAGATTGGTGTTGACAAATTCGTCACTGCAATTGAATTCACTCGAGAATTCTAACGGATCCACTGCACTAGAGTCATTTACAGATGGCAGCTCAAATTCTTGTTCTTGAAGAATCTGATTTGTACTTAACTTGTCCTCCGATCCTtgcagataaaatttattttttagaggtTGTTTGTCGGCAACATTTTTACTCGCATTTTCAGTGGTACCATCAGTAAGAGACGCGTCTATAGGCTGCTCTTCCAAAGTATTTGTAACATTAGTTTCCATGTTACTCGTATTACTACAACTAGTCCCATCAGTAGAGCTTATCGAGTTGTTCGGTGTATTAGCCTGTTCTTGATTAGAAACAATTCCTACATTTAACGAAGCTGTAGAAGTCTGATCCTTTATTGCATCTTTCATAGAAGTATCCTTTTTTAAATCAACACTTAATTCGACATTTTCTTTGTCGATCTTCACAGGCTCATCAAAAGTTTGCATAACAAGTTGTTGTATAACGTCCACATTGCGTTGTatctataatacatattttgtgtGTTAAATAAAGACGATTGACAATAATCACAATCTCATTatgatttcaaataaatttaaaatcaaagtaattttgacgtttaattaattatagcaaTTATACCGTTGGAGGAAACGAGCGTTCGAGCGTTTGTGGCAGTCGATTGTAATGAAAAGCGCTCAAATGTTGATACATCTCTTTCAAGTTCTCAGTACCATGTAAACAATATACACATTGATACTTGGAATATCCATGTGACTTGTAGtgctgtaaatattaaaatgaaataaataacgcattttgcattttctaataaaattaatagaaataaatggaaaaatactTACAGAGAGAAGTGAATTTATCGTCTCATGTTTAGAGTTACATAAATAACATAGAAAGTGAGAAGATTGATGTTTCGTATTTAAGTgcataataaatgtttcaagtgaataaaaagattttctgcAATCTGAAAATAATCAGTATTAATAATTCGACAATAAgatgttacatataatttatcaaattaatattttttttctgtaatacattaaaatattgtattacaattgcattacaatattacacaattatatcatattgtattatacattatcaGAATTACTATAACGACATACCTTCTTGTTTGCACTTGAATGGCTTTACATAATCTTGacgattaatattttccagtTTTTGAATTGGTTTGAGCATTTTACCTACTAGAAAGTAAAACCTGCTGCCAGGATGGTAAATCATCTGAAAAATGTAATCCATTAGTcacagatatattatttttctcatttataaaACGTTAAAGTTAATTACTTGATGTTGTTGTACGTAGGATGGCGTAATGGCCCGATAGAAACAATAAACGCACTGATATCGACACGAACCATGTCTATCCCATAAATGAGCTTTCATGCTGACCCAATTGTTTTGATTCACGTAGCAATAAGCGCACTTTTCATAATCATACGGTGGTGCACTGTTATTTCGCATCCTAGTATCATTGCAATGTTGTTGATAGTGCTGAGAAAATAGTGAGATAGAGTCGGTCGTGTAATGGCAGTCACGACCCATACACTTAAAGAAATGAACTAGTTTCGTTTCCGTCAGCATGGCCGCGTATGCATCCACGGATTTTAACTTCAATGCAAAAGATGACATCGACACATCCTTGGACGATTTGATTAGCGGCACAGGTGTTCGTACTACGTTTACTATCTTTAAATTCGACGGGTTTGTCGACGGGATAGTCACTTGTTGCATTTTTGGGGCAATGGGCACGAAATTTGTGGCCAAACGGTGAGTACCGGTAGATTTGACCGAGGACGTTGACGGACCCTTGATCGGAAACAACGTCACATGCTCCGACACACTTGGTTGAATACCCTGAGCGTTTGTCAGCGATGATACAATATTCaatttcttcaatattatAGGTTGATTGGATTTCCTCAAGATAGTAGGCATCCCTTTATTCTTTGGAGATATTTCCACTGCTTTTCTGATATCATTTAccttaaaatataacaaaaataaagataatatatagaataataatgacGATATAATAAGTTGAattatttgacaatattttaaagatgagAAAACATTGCGATTTATTCTTCACTTACAATAGGACTTTCATTTCCAGTATTGTCAGACCTGGGTGCTAGGCTAATTACGTTTTCAATCTTCAAGAACGAACATTCCTCCTCTGTGTCAATCTGCGACACGTTTACACTGTCCGACTGAGCTTCATCTAACAAGCGTATAATTTGatccattttaatattatattatattatattatattatattatattatattatattatatatatatattataaataaatattaattagtaaaacttgagatatttttttcagatatttgtactaatattttcaattattagtAACACTATCACAACATATAGAGAGTTGTAAATACTTCAACCACATACCTGTACTGACTTGAGTGTCCTCTTGATTATCCGATTGTACTGGCATAGATAGCATATCACCGCTCAGTCGCCTTAATCTTATGAAATTCTTGGGTGGATTGGCATCATCGCGTGGCACGGGTATTTCCGTCTCCGACGAATGCTTGTCATTTGATTCTTTCGCTAACAAACGTTTAGCGGTAGCAATCGGTATGACATCGGGTGGATTCGGGATTGACGACATGGGCTCGCTCTTAATCTCCACTTTAATATCGACTGTTGGCTCAGGCACCGGCTCCAACGGTTTAACGTTCTGAAGCTGTGCGGCCAGTCTCTGAATTGTCGTTAGCATCGGATCCCGTGACGACGATGCGTTCATGCTCGACGTCTCCTTCAGGATCATGTTAACGTCGGTCGGCGGTTCGGAATCCGATTGCTCGCTACTGGAATCCGATTCGAAGATTGGGGCCGAACACTCGTTGTCGCTGATCTCACCGTCGCTCTCATCGCCTTTCTTGCTTAGATCCATGATCATGAGAGGATCCCTGATCTTTATTCCATCCGTCTTATCGTTCGTCACCTCTGATTTATCGATAACCGATTGTTCTTCCGtagaagaagaaattttttcactaTTCGATTGATTCGGGGCGTTCTGCTTGACGATTATATTGTTCTCAGACTCTAAAGATTCTACGGTAGAACTTGTGAGAAGCAATGAAGGATTTTCTCTTGTCTCCGGTTTGTTCGACGCTGATGAATCGCATTCGGGAACAGGACTAACGACGGTTTCCGTGCGCATCTTGTCTTGTAACTTGTCTATTATGGACAAACTTGGCTTAGAATAGTTCTTTAAAATACCGATATCGTGGGCAATTTCCTGCATCATCTTTTGCCGTTCCCGCTGTATTTCATCCTCTTTATTTTCCAATTCAGGCGGGCAAACAAATACGCTTAGATTACCAGTGCTCACCGGTCCTTCCGGCTCCTCTTGAGACACCACCTTTGGTCGTTCTTCCATTTCTTCTTCCTTGATGTCGATTGCTTCCTCCGTTTTCGGTTCACGTAGAATATATTCTTTGCCAGTATTACCATTATTATCTTGAGATACTTCCTTCACGGTATTTATCTCCAGCATATCTTTGTGTTCCACGTTTTCAAGTTCAGACATTTTTGGCTTTGTTTCTACAATGAAAGATTCTTCTGCATTGGCGGTCGGTTCTCGCAACATTTCATCGCTGCTACTCCTAACATTCTCGATCGTCGCAGACATATTAATCTTCAAGATCTCGACATTTCTCTTAAAATCTCGATGCCAAAACGTAACATGAGCCTCTACATTATTCCGTTTCAGCTGCACATAATTACAACTGCGACATAAGTAACCGTAGACGGCACCTTCCTGCGGTACATTATCCTCGGATACAGATTCGTTGAACGTGTCGTTCTGCTTGcgacacattttataataatgtgtttTCATAGACGCCTTAGCCACCGCTTGATAAGGACATCTCTTGCAGTGGAATCTATATTCGCCTGTATGCGTAGTACAATGCTCGTAAAAGGCTTCAAGCGCCACGTCCGTCGCGCCTTCCGTGACAAAGTAACAGAATCTGCAATGGAACTTGCATACCTGGCTCGTTATTTCTGTCGCGGGTACTACAGTCGCGCTACTCTCCAAGATCGCGGTCTCGGCACTCGTCCGGTTAAAACGCGCAATAAGCACCTCTTGTCCGAGATGATTCATTTTGTAATGgtgaacaatattttttcccGTAAATATGCACAATAGACACTTGTACTTGTCCTGGCCGGCCCATACATAATCCATCAGTCGCTTAATCTCGATCCTGCCAAAGAGCTCCTCCATCTGCTCGTCATAAACGATCTCTAATGTTTCTTTACAAGGTGTGTTGGTGGTAGTTGACTCGACCGTACTCGATGACGTGATAACAGCAGCAGCATTTGTTGTACTTTCTACTTCATTTTTTTCGATCTTTATTGTAGGCTTATTTTCCTCGATGGAAATAAGCGACTCATCCAAAAGTGCTTCCTTCATTGCATCCAAAGATTCTGTTAACGCCAAATTTAACTCGTTATCATCTAGATCGAAATTATCTGTCTTTATAGGAATATCGCATTTTACTAAAACATTTAGATCGTTTCCAGTACGATTATGCTCGAGAGGTGGTTTTTCCTCTGCTGTAGCCTTGTTATCTTCCGATATCGATCTATTATCTTCGATGGTATCCATCGATGTATTGATTTCGGTATTTGTCTTTTCACTATTTGCCTGAACGGTGTTAGAGGAAAcgattttcttcttccttttcttagTAGACACTATTCCCATTTGCCAGCtagatttctttttcttcttcttcgtcaAGATCTTTTTCGCGTTCGTCTCAGTGGTTGACGGTTCGTTCGCGTCCTCATCGACATCTACTTCACTACCCTTGTCAGTCAGCGACGCGCTTTTCTCGGTCGTTGCCGGGACAAGCCCCACTAGGATGTTGCTCAACAATTCCTCTCTAGTAGACGTTCTAGCTGAACCGCTCGTTCTTTTTCCAGTTATTGTGCTACTCGACATGGAAAGATCTGATAGCACACTCTCCTCGTCCGTAAAGGATATTTCGTCCTCGCTCTTATCGTCAGTAAGCAAGGACGATTTTTTTGAGTTCGATTTTTGTTTACTCATGTTTTTGCCAGTTTGTCGTCGCTTCAAACTCGCCGTGTCCTCTGAATCCTGATCGGATTGCTTTTCCGGCCGAAGAGAGACATCCACCGCTGCGGCTAATTCGGACACATCTATGCCAAAACTCTCGTCGGAAGAGCTATCAAACATAACTTTAGACGAATCTATCTTTGCGATATGCGTCTTCTCTACGATCACTCGTGGTTCTTTCACAATATCTTTACGCAAGATACGTTTAGATCTACGTATCGAATCGTTGGTTTCCTCGTCGCAATCTCCTTCTTGATTCGACGTCTTATTGCCAGGGCTGTTCTTTCTCTCAGTCCGCAGAGCCAGCGGTTGATCCTCTTCACTATCAGAACTAggaataaattctttagagTGTTTTCGATTACGAGTCTGTTTCATGTCCTTTGTATTCTTGACTTTCGATTTACTCGACTCTCCCATATTACGAGATCTCAAAGCTTTCTTCTTGTTGCTCACTACCGCTTCGGTATTTGACTCCGGGACCTTCTTTTCAGTCACATTCGACGTCTCATCCTTCTTAGAACTCGTCAACGTATCCGGACTCATCCCTGCGGCAGACTGATCTCCCTTCAATAATCGACACATACGATGACCTGTTGCTGTTACTACGCCTTTGCTAATAAACATTTCTCTGATATCCTCTTGCAACATTTCGAGAGAATTTCTTCTTTTCGTTTTTGTCTTTGGTTTATCACTAGAAATTTCATCAGCTCGGCCATCTGCAATATCAGACACAGATCCCGCACATTCtgttaaatctttattttgatCCACCAAACGTTCTATGTTATCCTTGGATTTTTCTACTTGATTGCTCTTATCTTCAGCTTGCTTCTTCGATTTATCATCATCTTCTAATCGACTATTTACTTGCTTATTGTTTTCTGACTGAATATCAGTATTCTCATTACTATTTTCTTTCAACCGATCGTTCTCCttattacttttctttttcactcgtgcttttttacttttattattgtcacCTACTTGAATGTTTTCGTCATGCTTTTCGTCATGCTTTTCGTCACAATTTTCTAATgagctattatttttcttcgtaGTAATATCTTTACTTACATTATCATCTACCgtttcatttttctcttctaaaTTTTTAGGATCCGTTGTAGAAACGGGTGCTGGTCTCTCGTCGCTCGCATCAAGACCGGTAGTTAAAACTCCGAGCCTTTCTGCAAGACACTCATCGTCCGAGCTATCTGAAACGATAACTCGTCTCTTCTTTTTGGTTGAAATCTTCTTCGATTCAACCTTATCCTTTTTAGCTTCATCCTTATCCGAGCTGCTTTCAGAATCAGACTCGATAATCTTTTTGATCTTTTTGAGTTTTTTTGGCTCCAACGCCTCTCCAAGCTTCTGTATTAGCTTGGCttgttcaaataatttttttccttcaccAGACTCGAACGATTTCCTGATGAGCGCTTCAATTAATTCCTGCGTTACCTCTTCCTTCGGCTTTGACTCGTCCGCTTCTGAttcattctttttacttttttctgcaTCATTAAACTTGGAATCGCTCGTTATCGAATCTGCTTCACCAATTTTTACCTCGTTCTTATTAGTTTCTTCGACGAGagatgaaataatttctccttcttttgtattattttgcttAGATTGAACCGAATCTTCCGTTACGCGATTGCTGTCGCTACTGCTACTTACTTCAGCGCTTGCACCATCCTTGCTcctattcttaaaatatgaatttttatttcttttcttattatcgCTTTTTGTATGCGACAAACCGCGTGAAACGCTCTCGATGTCTTTCGTCTTGTTGGAGACACGATTTGACTGCGGTGGTTCGGGTCGCTTAATTTTGGGAATCTTGAATTTTTGCAAACCGGAGCTTTGACTGGCCTTCGTGTCAATCACGCCGTACAGACTCTCTAACGGCGACTGCATCCTGTCTTTCGGTAACTTATCTACCTTCTCTTTCTCGGGTTCTGACTTTTGCGATTTTGCTTTTTCTTTCGTCGTTTTTATAATCGTCGTTCGTTTCCTAGGATCTTTCTCCTTGTGAATGGCATCTTTGGTTTTAGCTGGCGTATTCACGTGTTTATCTTTGGCAAGGCGTGGATCTCTAGGCGTGGAACTGCTGGTCTCTTTGGTCTGATTCAGGCTCGTTGTATTGTGCTCCGTACGAACACGTGGATCTCGATTCTGAAAGCTGTCTCGCCCCCAATCAGGTCGACGATTAAAACCAGGCCTCACTTCTGTCCTACTCTTTTCATAATATCCGTCTCTCCCACGGCCTCTGTTACATCTATCTCGCGTGCCCCAAGGATAAGGTGTGCTGGGTCGCGGATACGAAGTTCCTGTGGGATTTTCTGCAACTGGAATTCCACAAGGGATGGCATTTTCACTCGTCCGGTTGGGTAACCCTTCCCAATTCGGTCTCACATGAGGATATTCCGTTGATCTATCGACGGTGAAAGCTGGATCGTAAGACCCTTGACCCATTTGAAAGCCTCTGTATTGCGACGTAACCGGAAACCCGGAGGAAGACATTAAAGGAGGTATATCCTCCCGAATATTTTCTGGTCTTGCGGTCACGTGACTCATGTCTTGCGGTCGCGCAGTAGGAGTTATTAATGGTCTGGGACCAGCGGGTAGAGTTGGACCAGCCGGGAACTGATTTGGCCTAAATTGAGACTCTATCGGATGTTGATAAGGATGAGTAGGTTGGGCTATTCCGCCATATGTAGGAGGTGCCCACTGTGCGTGGGCGCCTCCAAATGCATGATCGTTGGTGATCGCAGAAGGCTGCCAATGCATCTGATTAACGTGCATGTTGTAGTAATCGATACCTTCTATCACAAATTCGCTCTCCGGCCTAGACGGAGGAGCCGTATCCTTTCGCCCTTCCGGTGGTAAGTTTGGCCGTCTCTGATATAATGGAACGTTTCTCTCGTCCGGTTTGTTcgcaatattatgataaagaaTTGATGTCTGAGGTGCTGATGCTTCTTCAGGAATATTGGAACCACCAGCTAATTTATCTTTCGCGATCTCATGACTATGAGAGTCGCGTTGACGTGGATGCCTCTCATAATTATCCGCGTAACGTGGTTCTTGGAATTTAGAATTAGAAAAAGGTGGTTGCGATACCGAACGATGATCGTTCAATTGATGAGACGGTCCTTTAATCTCGCTCGACTTCACGCCCGAGGTTCCTGCTGCATTCGGCAATTTTCTAGGAGTGATCTTAACTGTATGCTTGTCCACTTCCTCCGATCGCTTCTCGTTTTCTCTGTCTGATAGCAAGGAATTTTTCGATGCTTTATCGTCTTTGGTCGCGTCCTGCTTGCCTGAATCTTTTTTATCCTTCGCAGCGTTTTCGCTCCTTTTCTCGCTGTCGCCTTCATCGTTTAACAGCTCCGCCAGATCTTCCATAGACAGCGGAGGCTCATTCGAGAAAGGTGGTGGCGAAAACAGAAACGGTATCGACGACGGTTTCGACGGTAACTTGGACGACGTGTTGTGATTATCTTTTGGTCTGGGTGACGTAACTGCAGGTTTCGCAAACAATATCTCGGGATCAGGAGACTTGAGTCTCACCTCCGGAACGTTGACGGGTGATTCCGCTCTAGGAGAGTTGTTGTCGATTATTACGTTCAAATTTAGCTTGTTTCTCGCTAAAACTGACGTTAATCGCCTAGAGCCACCGAGAGAAGGCACTGGAACGGTTGGTATGTCTCGTGAATCCAACGCATAGGTTCTGCCATCGTTGACTTTTTGAGGCAGATTGTTACTAATCAATTTCGCCGCAGCTGCTACGTCGTTATCAGAAACAACTTGCGAAGGCTGCCTATCACCTCTGCTCTTTGTAGTAGTATGTCTCTCCGATTCTTCCAGCATATCCC from Anoplolepis gracilipes chromosome 6, ASM4749672v1, whole genome shotgun sequence harbors:
- the LOC140667269 gene encoding uncharacterized protein isoform X1, with the translated sequence MDEYDKKFEEMQKYIPFLEAMIVRLQNVKDNNREIQLQKMQSLHGILSNSKRKLKTFKIETLQRCEHVLQKLQIRVEKFQGNTLGLQLPTKQNDDCTPQPSTSSDQNKKTGEQDVEKDVEIEETPASPDTVRSSSPDIQILPVIIPTERNTHDLSQNNRRRQSRNIPVITLTDNAHAREITISSPTDSNSDDVSFSEWDMLEESERHTTTKSRGDRQPSQVVSDNDVAAAAKLISNNLPQKVNDGRTYALDSRDIPTVPVPSLGGSRRLTSVLARNKLNLNVIIDNNSPRAESPVNVPEVRLKSPDPEILFAKPAVTSPRPKDNHNTSSKLPSKPSSIPFLFSPPPFSNEPPLSMEDLAELLNDEGDSEKRSENAAKDKKDSGKQDATKDDKASKNSLLSDRENEKRSEEVDKHTVKITPRKLPNAAGTSGVKSSEIKGPSHQLNDHRSVSQPPFSNSKFQEPRYADNYERHPRQRDSHSHEIAKDKLAGGSNIPEEASAPQTSILYHNIANKPDERNVPLYQRRPNLPPEGRKDTAPPSRPESEFVIEGIDYYNMHVNQMHWQPSAITNDHAFGGAHAQWAPPTYGGIAQPTHPYQHPIESQFRPNQFPAGPTLPAGPRPLITPTARPQDMSHVTARPENIREDIPPLMSSSGFPVTSQYRGFQMGQGSYDPAFTVDRSTEYPHVRPNWEGLPNRTSENAIPCGIPVAENPTGTSYPRPSTPYPWGTRDRCNRGRGRDGYYEKSRTEVRPGFNRRPDWGRDSFQNRDPRVRTEHNTTSLNQTKETSSSTPRDPRLAKDKHVNTPAKTKDAIHKEKDPRKRTTIIKTTKEKAKSQKSEPEKEKVDKLPKDRMQSPLESLYGVIDTKASQSSGLQKFKIPKIKRPEPPQSNRVSNKTKDIESVSRGLSHTKSDNKKRNKNSYFKNRSKDGASAEVSSSSDSNRVTEDSVQSKQNNTKEGEIISSLVEETNKNEVKIGEADSITSDSKFNDAEKSKKNESEADESKPKEEVTQELIEALIRKSFESGEGKKLFEQAKLIQKLGEALEPKKLKKIKKIIESDSESSSDKDEAKKDKVESKKISTKKKRRVIVSDSSDDECLAERLGVLTTGLDASDERPAPVSTTDPKNLEEKNETVDDNVSKDITTKKNNSSLENCDEKHDEKHDENIQVGDNNKSKKARVKKKSNKENDRLKENSNENTDIQSENNKQVNSRLEDDDKSKKQAEDKSNQVEKSKDNIERLVDQNKDLTECAGSVSDIADGRADEISSDKPKTKTKRRNSLEMLQEDIREMFISKGVVTATGHRMCRLLKGDQSAAGMSPDTLTSSKKDETSNVTEKKVPESNTEAVVSNKKKALRSRNMGESSKSKVKNTKDMKQTRNRKHSKEFIPSSDSEEDQPLALRTERKNSPGNKTSNQEGDCDEETNDSIRRSKRILRKDIVKEPRVIVEKTHIAKIDSSKVMFDSSSDESFGIDVSELAAAVDVSLRPEKQSDQDSEDTASLKRRQTGKNMSKQKSNSKKSSLLTDDKSEDEISFTDEESVLSDLSMSSSTITGKRTSGSARTSTREELLSNILVGLVPATTEKSASLTDKGSEVDVDEDANEPSTTETNAKKILTKKKKKKSSWQMGIVSTKKRKKKIVSSNTVQANSEKTNTEINTSMDTIEDNRSISEDNKATAEEKPPLEHNRTGNDLNVLVKCDIPIKTDNFDLDDNELNLALTESLDAMKEALLDESLISIEENKPTIKIEKNEVESTTNAAAVITSSSTVESTTTNTPCKETLEIVYDEQMEELFGRIEIKRLMDYVWAGQDKYKCLLCIFTGKNIVHHYKMNHLGQEVLIARFNRTSAETAILESSATVVPATEITSQVCKFHCRFCYFVTEGATDVALEAFYEHCTTHTGEYRFHCKRCPYQAVAKASMKTHYYKMCRKQNDTFNESVSEDNVPQEGAVYGYLCRSCNYVQLKRNNVEAHVTFWHRDFKRNVEILKINMSATIENVRSSSDEMLREPTANAEESFIVETKPKMSELENVEHKDMLEINTVKEVSQDNNGNTGKEYILREPKTEEAIDIKEEEMEERPKVVSQEEPEGPVSTGNLSVFVCPPELENKEDEIQRERQKMMQEIAHDIGILKNYSKPSLSIIDKLQDKMRTETVVSPVPECDSSASNKPETRENPSLLLTSSTVESLESENNIIVKQNAPNQSNSEKISSSTEEQSVIDKSEVTNDKTDGIKIRDPLMIMDLSKKGDESDGEISDNECSAPIFESDSSSEQSDSEPPTDVNMILKETSSMNASSSRDPMLTTIQRLAAQLQNVKPLEPVPEPTVDIKVEIKSEPMSSIPNPPDVIPIATAKRLLAKESNDKHSSETEIPVPRDDANPPKNFIRLRRLSGDMLSMPVQSDNQEDTQVSTDEAQSDSVNVSQIDTEEECSFLKIENVISLAPRSDNTGNESPIVNDIRKAVEISPKNKGMPTILRKSNQPIILKKLNIVSSLTNAQGIQPSVSEHVTLFPIKGPSTSSVKSTGTHRLATNFVPIAPKMQQVTIPSTNPSNLKIVNVVRTPVPLIKSSKDVSMSSFALKLKSVDAYAAMLTETKLVHFFKCMGRDCHYTTDSISLFSQHYQQHCNDTRMRNNSAPPYDYEKCAYCYVNQNNWVSMKAHLWDRHGSCRYQCVYCFYRAITPSYVQQHQMIYHPGSRFYFLVGKMLKPIQKLENINRQDYVKPFKCKQEDCRKSFYSLETFIMHLNTKHQSSHFLCYLCNSKHETINSLLSHYKSHGYSKYQCVYCLHGTENLKEMYQHLSAFHYNRLPQTLERSFPPTIQRNVDVIQQLVMQTFDEPVKIDKENVELSVDLKKDTSMKDAIKDQTSTASLNVGIVSNQEQANTPNNSISSTDGTSCSNTSNMETNVTNTLEEQPIDASLTDGTTENASKNVADKQPLKNKFYLQGSEDKLSTNQILQEQEFELPSVNDSSAVDPLEFSSEFNCSDEFVNTNLLDNSEFLKNLANSSNVSFSNDDASTDKMEDSDIEILETIETEKKIVEKKNVENDANHLTTDSKSSVELKIEKKEQSAICGSSENKCTSSKVSTNISTDMQSEKPLTLDDIKDTGRAGLDLYKCGYLECSFAALNADLLKTHIKNCNFGDPLRNMFCPHCRKRFVKIGFLLEHMKAHGLKRFGCSLCKIRYPVSYQAKAHMKTKHKHLNTKLVPADPTNPSVEGLFIVQAIPFGSAERKTKKRKGAKSGTEQETEKTTDMEKLSFSPDEIEQLPRQAIYNREVRCAVCPYTTKVRTNIIRHLQLHAKDETVPESGPVNPVPCLDKKEKMFDKMVNLASSSHQNGRMGGKPKETVKESEEDDSIPKFVPEHKRYVCSVTECNYLTVDEAMLRYHLKALHSEEPYFRCPHCPPPPPGQESQNIAIDKMGVHLKMHDARLYKCSHCNHHHYHSIEMSSRHVVERHLTDKHPEKRPFVKVVREIENTENVQQPTNEETEEEVPDRDGNHWKCNLCDFKCVYKADITVHADTIHGESGQYKCTLCSFKTSGKMLLEQHISGKHAYDSNADYTVIYQRIKGVKRNVEATEQSGLQDEPFDTTPLWRRSMPRIRHIRGILLEEEIEGPITSEGSSPVASKVSLGKRKNETEISTKPAKMRSSGKSGDDNRQFKEKSKRSLSCDKLSEEVEGGQIRKESEQSKGNAARNVNKSAKDSKTSAAELNDSDVGRFGPYGKPDGNLYICTLCNHFKTKYKHDMRDHLYRELNYARWHCKSCGYLTVNRNVLTQHFTKHHNGEHMNDEPLSPDNAIEDWVKTLLTKQSVMIKAGTCKNMNVIYKSVTISGNTSAGSRGVDNIISPRKTQADKRTVNLAAKISNLQSDILRDANRSSIDTDDGDSRDNEDLIIDMKEDEANTLENKPKNNKSGEKNEEISEKPLVCKHCQMAFNGPRGLKLHIQYSHLKLFDFLCPYCDRSNNSETLLRQHIRSKHPKDPEEIIRNPSAENAKLTNEFWEKEYGIVCPLKTKKRKLNTEDASDATVGNRADMREKCEVCGFTAMNYTGLKSHMRSHVTPKHNLKCSYCTYSCSFKAEMLEHWEFNHPTMQLKYQEVSSTVRSSYGEAISKPSTPKKRDIDTCDAIDDIEEEEEEEEEEEEEEAEDLAMSVDKSIVMYTCFYCIFRSYSLRSVKRHWSLVHKESKGPETAFSAKINLPFKYKATPLSSPKDLTNKNVVKTSPRNFVEQSGNLSSIVVQRRGGWICQWCQELCETDNDKIAHQNMFHSHLPQKWEQQQQQQQDQSKCTPIRLSAYSATKYSSPAVKTESNLSSIVENSIGNPAKRNLDFGEAAMSNIPGVSVFKGSGNPQAVARKSTTRSIASYARPPGPRVFKAVARKSTNPLPRYPSSSFVSYRSMPRSIKAELEAREMKSEPSSHYGIPSSPINLAGLNTYMVVGGQNMRLTCLTLSTLININPKIFLKDIRKDPRYAAILSNSD